One segment of Radiobacillus kanasensis DNA contains the following:
- a CDS encoding DNA-dependent RNA polymerase subunit epsilon: MIFKVLYQEVPSEVPVRERTKSLYIEAETERQVRKSLVDRNINIEFIQQLDEAHLEYEKTSEDFVVESA, from the coding sequence TTTTGTATCAGGAAGTTCCATCGGAAGTTCCTGTACGTGAACGAACGAAAAGCTTATATATAGAAGCTGAAACGGAAAGACAAGTACGTAAATCGCTAGTAGATCGCAATATAAATATCGAATTTATCCAGCAGCTAGATGAAGCTCATTTAGAGTATGAAAAGACTTCTGAAGATTTTGTTGTGGAGTCCGCATAA